The genome window GCAAACAGCACGAACCCGATCAGGCAGAGCCCCAACAGAATCAGATAGACCTGCGGCGCGGTGTTGCGCAGCACCTCGGACAGGCCGACGAGGAAAACCGCGCCAAGAACGGGCCCGCGTGAATCGCCCGCACCGCCGATGATTGCGATGGTCACGATGGTGAAGGAGATCGTCGGATTGAAGACCTGAAGCACCTCGAAATAGGTCGACCGTAACGCCATGACGCCGCCGACCATGCCCGGAATGACGGCCGATGCGGCAAAGGCAAGAACTTTCAGCCGGACCACGTGCACACCGATGGTCTCCGCCGCCGTCTCGTCCTCGCGGATGGCATCCAGCCCGCGCCCGAAGCGGGAGTGATGGACCGCATGCAGCGCCAGCGTCGCTGCGACCGCAAGTCCGACCATGATCCACAGCAGCGTATCCGGCCGTGGCGCGCCGAAGAGAAGACGGCTCGACTGCCCCAGGGAGGTCTCGACATTGAGCAGGATATATTTGACCAGTTCCGCGAGCCCGAAGGTCAGAATTACGAAATAGGGCCCCCGGACGCGCAGGACGGGCAGCGCCACGATCAGCGCGAACAGGCCGGCGACGCCGCCCGCCAGCGGGATCGAGATCCAGAGCGGCAGGGTCTTGAACGAAACCGCGACGACATAGGCGCCAATGCCATAGGCCACCACATGGCCGAGGGAAATGTAGCCGGTCGTCCCGCTGAACAGGCTCCAGCTTTGGGTCA of Alphaproteobacteria bacterium contains these proteins:
- a CDS encoding branched-chain amino acid ABC transporter permease — encoded protein: MLLPLAATLVGAAALLAFGLGAGAYWTIVALNLAMWIALTQSWSLFSGTTGYISLGHVVAYGIGAYVVAVSFKTLPLWISIPLAGGVAGLFALIVALPVLRVRGPYFVILTFGLAELVKYILLNVETSLGQSSRLLFGAPRPDTLLWIMVGLAVAATLALHAVHHSRFGRGLDAIREDETAAETIGVHVVRLKVLAFAASAVIPGMVGGVMALRSTYFEVLQVFNPTISFTIVTIAIIGGAGDSRGPVLGAVFLVGLSEVLRNTAPQVYLILLGLCLIGFVLFAPAGIVGLLRRRGAGG